In Gemmatimonadetes bacterium T265, one DNA window encodes the following:
- the thrB gene encoding homoserine kinase, giving the protein MNGTSNVPSPNAPARARVRVPCSTSNLGGGFDCVGVALDRWLAAEAWVGGAGAATLARAGTLAELDAEGVGADDDLIVRGARLACAAARRALPDGFSVAATSDVPVGRGLGSSAAALAAGALLADALLGLGFGMRRVAALCATEEGHPDNVAPMLLGGAVLGVPAAACEGGWAFAPLALHADVGFALAVPDFGSSTRAMRAALPAAVPHRAAVAAASKAAALVRGLAGGDGALLAHALDDVVHVPYRRALVPGYDAVAAAALGAGAWGATLSGAGSSLIALAPRGRTAAVADAMAGAWRAAGVAAAAWAAPVAGGAAVAAA; this is encoded by the coding sequence GTGAACGGCACGTCTAACGTACCCTCGCCTAACGCCCCGGCCCGCGCGCGCGTCCGCGTCCCCTGCTCGACCTCCAACCTCGGCGGCGGCTTCGACTGCGTCGGGGTCGCGCTCGACCGCTGGCTCGCGGCCGAGGCGTGGGTCGGCGGCGCGGGCGCGGCGACGCTCGCGCGCGCGGGGACGTTGGCCGAGCTCGACGCGGAAGGCGTGGGGGCGGACGACGACCTGATCGTGCGCGGGGCGCGGCTCGCCTGCGCGGCGGCCAGGCGGGCGCTCCCGGACGGGTTCTCGGTCGCGGCCACGTCGGACGTGCCGGTCGGGCGCGGGCTCGGCTCCTCGGCCGCCGCGCTCGCGGCGGGCGCGCTGCTCGCCGACGCGCTCCTCGGGCTCGGGTTCGGCATGCGGCGCGTGGCCGCGCTCTGCGCCACCGAGGAGGGCCACCCCGACAACGTCGCCCCGATGCTCTTGGGCGGCGCCGTACTCGGCGTGCCGGCCGCGGCGTGCGAGGGCGGGTGGGCGTTCGCGCCGCTCGCCCTGCACGCGGACGTGGGCTTCGCGCTCGCGGTGCCCGACTTCGGGTCGTCGACGCGGGCGATGCGGGCCGCGCTCCCCGCCGCCGTGCCGCACCGGGCCGCGGTGGCCGCGGCGTCGAAGGCGGCCGCGCTCGTGCGCGGGCTCGCGGGCGGCGACGGCGCGCTCCTCGCCCACGCCCTCGACGACGTCGTGCACGTGCCCTACCGGCGCGCGCTCGTGCCGGGGTACGACGCGGTGGCCGCGGCCGCGTTAGGCGCGGGCGCGTGGGGGGCGACGCTGAGCGGGGCGGGCTCGTCGCTCATCGCGCTCGCGCCGCGCGGGCGGACGGCGGCGGTGGCGGACGCGATGGCCGGCGCGTGGCGAGCGGCGGGGGTCGCGGCGGCGGCGTGGGCGGCGCCGGTCGCAGGCGGGGCTGCCGTCGCGGCCGCCTAA
- a CDS encoding twitching motility protein PilT has product MNRMLLDTHSFLWWALGDEHLPADTRRRIDAADDVYVSAVTAWELRTKHRIGKLPEVSPLIVRDLAVVLRSEDFRELPVSFSDGDLAGAFSQPHKDPFDRMIAAQALNHRLPLVSNDAALDAFGVVRVW; this is encoded by the coding sequence ATGAACCGGATGCTGCTCGATACTCACTCCTTCCTGTGGTGGGCGCTCGGCGACGAGCACCTGCCGGCCGACACGCGCCGCCGGATCGACGCCGCCGACGACGTGTACGTGAGCGCGGTGACCGCGTGGGAGCTGCGCACGAAGCACCGGATCGGCAAACTCCCCGAGGTGTCGCCGCTCATCGTGCGGGACCTCGCGGTCGTGCTGAGGAGCGAGGACTTCCGGGAGTTGCCGGTGAGTTTCTCCGACGGCGACTTGGCCGGCGCGTTCTCGCAGCCGCACAAGGACCCGTTCGACCGCATGATCGCCGCGCAGGCGCTCAACCACCGCCTCCCGCTCGTCTCGAACGACGCCGCCCTCGACGCCTTCGGCGTGGTGCGGGTGTGGTGA
- a CDS encoding antitoxin: MATYNLYDAKNSLSDLVERAVNGEEIVIARRNTPAVRLVPVDKPKREFGRYKHLGRVTDAFFEPLPDDEMEGLG, translated from the coding sequence ATGGCGACGTACAACCTGTACGACGCGAAGAACAGCCTGAGCGATCTCGTCGAGCGCGCGGTGAACGGCGAGGAAATCGTCATCGCGCGCCGGAACACGCCGGCCGTGCGGTTGGTGCCGGTAGACAAGCCGAAGCGCGAGTTCGGCCGCTACAAGCATCTCGGGCGCGTGACCGACGCGTTCTTCGAGCCGCTGCCCGACGACGAAATGGAAGGACTCGGATGA
- a CDS encoding aldo/keto reductase, translated as MTLPLRRLGATGPVVAALGLGCMGMSEFYGPTDDTESRATLDRALDLGVTLFDTADMYGPFTNEELLGRWLRDRGAASRVVVATKFGIVRDPADPTNRGLSGRPEYVRAACEGSLRRLGVDHVDLYYQHRVDPDVPIEDTVGAMSRLVEEGKVLHLGLSEAGAATIRRAHAVHPIAAVQTEYSLWSRDPEDEILPACRALGVGFVPYSPLGRGFLTGEIRTPDDLAPDDFRRGNPRFQGENFARNLALVERVRELARERGCTPAQFALAWLLAQGEDLVPIPGTKRVARLEENVAAGEIALSPDDLARIDAVAPKGVAAGDRYAQGGMAMVGR; from the coding sequence ATGACTCTCCCCCTCCGCCGGCTCGGCGCGACCGGACCTGTCGTCGCCGCGCTCGGGCTCGGCTGCATGGGGATGAGCGAGTTCTACGGCCCCACGGACGACACCGAGTCGCGCGCGACGCTCGACCGCGCGCTCGACCTCGGCGTGACCCTGTTCGACACGGCCGACATGTACGGCCCGTTCACCAACGAGGAACTCCTCGGCCGCTGGCTCCGCGACCGCGGTGCGGCCTCGCGCGTCGTCGTCGCCACCAAGTTCGGCATCGTCCGCGACCCGGCCGATCCGACGAACCGCGGCCTCAGCGGACGCCCCGAATACGTGCGCGCCGCGTGCGAGGGCTCGCTCCGCCGACTCGGCGTCGACCACGTGGACCTCTACTACCAGCACCGCGTCGACCCCGACGTGCCGATCGAGGACACCGTCGGCGCCATGTCCCGCCTCGTCGAGGAGGGCAAGGTGCTCCACCTCGGCCTCTCCGAGGCGGGCGCCGCGACGATCCGCCGCGCCCACGCCGTCCACCCGATCGCGGCCGTCCAGACCGAGTACTCGCTCTGGAGCCGCGACCCGGAAGACGAGATCCTCCCCGCATGCCGCGCGCTCGGTGTTGGCTTCGTCCCCTACAGCCCGCTCGGCCGCGGCTTCCTCACCGGCGAGATCCGCACCCCGGACGACCTCGCCCCCGACGACTTCCGCCGCGGTAACCCGCGCTTTCAGGGCGAGAACTTCGCCCGCAACCTCGCCCTCGTCGAGCGCGTCCGCGAACTCGCGCGCGAACGCGGTTGCACGCCCGCGCAGTTCGCGCTCGCCTGGCTGCTCGCCCAGGGCGAGGACCTGGTGCCGATCCCCGGCACGAAGCGCGTCGCCCGCCTCGAAGAGAACGTCGCGGCGGGCGAGATCGCCCTCTCGCCGGACGACCTCGCCCGCATCGACGCGGTCGCACCCAAGGGCGTCGCGGCGGGCGACCGCTACGCGCAGGGCGGGATGGCGATGGTCGGGCGGTAG